The Streptomyces laurentii genome contains a region encoding:
- a CDS encoding isocitrate dehydrogenase (Isocitrate dehydrogenase [Streptomyces venezuelae ATCC10712];~Monomeric isocitrate dehydrogenase [Energy production and conversion]; COG2838;~Monomeric isocitrate dehydrogenase; cl15383;~identified by MetaGeneAnnotator; putative) encodes MTDSTIIYTHTDEAPALATYSFLPVIQAYASTAGINVETRDISLAGRIIATFPERLEEGQRIADALAELGQLAKTPEANIIKLPNVSASIPQLKAAIAELQAQGYALPDYPDDPQSDEDKDVRARYDKIKGSAVNPVLREGNSDRRAPGAVKNYAKTHPHRMGAWTPESKTNVATMGENDFATTEKSTVIAEDTTLRFEHVAADGTVTELREPLKVIAGEVVDAAVLRGAALDTFLAEQVARAKAEGVLFSVHLKATMMKVSDPIIFGHVVRAFFPRTFATYGEVLAGAGLSANDGLGTIFKGLESLPHGLGEEIKASFDAEIAEGPALAMVDSDKGITNLHVPSDVIVDASMPAMIRTSGHMWGPDGQEADTLAVLPDSSYSGVYQAVIEDCRAHGAFDPSTMGSVPNVGLMAQKAEEYGSHDKTFEIAAAGTVRLVDASGTTVLEQEVAEGDIFRSCQAKDLPIQDWVKLAVTRARATGVPAVFWLDENRAHDAQLIAKVNTYLADHDTEGLDIKIMSPVEATKYSVERIRRGEDTISVTGNVLRDYLTDLFPILELGTSAKMLSIVPLMAGGGLFETGAGGSAPKHVQQLVKENYLRWDSLGEFFALAASFEHLATTTDNARAQILADTLDRATGTFLNEDKSPTRRLGGIDNRGSHFYLALYWAQELAKQTDDAELAKAFAPLAETLAANEQKIVDELIAVQGSPADLGGYYQPDPAKAAAVMRPSATFNEAVASLA; translated from the coding sequence GTGACTGACTCGACCATCATCTACACGCACACCGACGAGGCGCCCGCCCTGGCGACGTACTCGTTCCTGCCCGTGATCCAGGCGTACGCCTCGACCGCCGGCATCAACGTCGAGACGCGTGACATCTCCCTGGCCGGGCGCATCATCGCCACCTTCCCGGAGCGTCTCGAGGAGGGCCAGCGCATCGCCGACGCCCTCGCCGAGCTCGGTCAGCTGGCGAAGACGCCCGAGGCCAACATCATCAAGCTGCCGAACGTCTCGGCCTCGATCCCGCAGCTGAAGGCCGCGATCGCCGAGCTCCAGGCCCAGGGCTACGCGCTTCCGGACTACCCGGACGACCCGCAGAGCGACGAGGACAAGGACGTCCGCGCCCGCTACGACAAGATCAAGGGCTCGGCCGTCAACCCGGTCCTGCGCGAGGGCAACTCGGACCGCCGCGCTCCCGGCGCCGTGAAGAACTACGCGAAGACCCACCCGCACCGCATGGGCGCCTGGACCCCCGAGTCCAAGACCAACGTGGCCACCATGGGTGAGAACGACTTCGCGACCACCGAGAAGTCCACCGTCATCGCCGAGGACACCACCCTCCGCTTCGAGCACGTCGCCGCCGACGGCACCGTCACCGAGCTGCGCGAGCCGCTGAAGGTCATCGCGGGCGAGGTCGTCGACGCCGCCGTGCTGCGCGGCGCCGCGCTCGACACCTTCCTCGCCGAGCAGGTCGCCCGCGCCAAGGCCGAGGGCGTGCTGTTCTCCGTGCACCTCAAGGCCACGATGATGAAGGTCTCCGACCCGATCATCTTCGGCCACGTCGTGCGCGCCTTCTTCCCGCGCACCTTCGCCACGTACGGCGAGGTCCTGGCCGGCGCCGGCCTGTCCGCGAACGACGGCCTCGGCACCATCTTCAAGGGCCTGGAGTCCCTCCCGCACGGCCTCGGCGAGGAGATCAAGGCCTCCTTCGACGCCGAGATCGCCGAGGGCCCGGCCCTCGCCATGGTCGACTCCGACAAGGGCATCACCAACCTGCACGTGCCGTCCGACGTCATCGTCGACGCCTCGATGCCGGCCATGATCCGCACCTCCGGCCACATGTGGGGCCCGGACGGCCAGGAGGCCGACACCCTCGCCGTCCTCCCGGACAGCTCCTACTCGGGCGTCTACCAGGCCGTCATCGAGGACTGCCGTGCCCACGGCGCCTTCGACCCGTCGACCATGGGCTCCGTCCCGAACGTCGGCCTGATGGCGCAGAAGGCCGAGGAGTACGGCTCCCACGACAAGACCTTCGAGATCGCCGCGGCGGGCACCGTCCGTCTCGTCGACGCCTCCGGCACCACGGTCCTGGAGCAGGAGGTCGCCGAGGGCGACATCTTCCGCTCCTGCCAGGCCAAGGACCTGCCGATCCAGGACTGGGTCAAGCTCGCCGTCACCCGCGCCCGCGCCACCGGCGTCCCGGCCGTGTTCTGGCTGGACGAGAACCGCGCCCACGACGCGCAGCTGATCGCCAAGGTGAACACCTACCTCGCGGACCACGACACCGAGGGCCTGGACATCAAGATCATGTCCCCGGTCGAGGCCACGAAGTACTCCGTGGAGCGCATCCGCCGCGGCGAGGACACCATCTCGGTCACCGGCAACGTCCTGCGCGACTACCTGACGGACCTCTTCCCGATCCTGGAGCTGGGCACCAGCGCCAAGATGCTGTCCATCGTCCCGCTGATGGCGGGCGGCGGCCTCTTCGAGACCGGCGCCGGCGGCTCCGCCCCGAAGCACGTCCAGCAGCTGGTCAAGGAGAACTACCTGCGCTGGGACTCGCTCGGCGAGTTCTTCGCGCTGGCCGCCTCCTTCGAGCACCTGGCGACCACCACGGACAACGCCCGTGCCCAGATCCTCGCCGACACGCTGGACCGCGCCACCGGCACCTTCCTCAACGAGGACAAGTCGCCGACCCGTCGCCTCGGCGGCATCGACAACCGCGGCAGCCACTTCTACCTGGCCCTCTACTGGGCCCAGGAGCTCGCCAAGCAGACCGACGACGCGGAGCTGGCCAAGGCCTTCGCCCCGCTCGCCGAGACGCTCGCCGCGAACGAGCAGAAGATCGTCGACGAGCTGATCGCCGTCCAGGGCTCCCCGGCCGACCTCGGTGGCTACTACCAGCCCGACCCGGCGAAGGCCGCGGCCGTGATGCGTCCGTCCGCCACCTTCAACGAGGCCGTCGCCTCCCTGGCCTGA
- a CDS encoding phosphoesterase, PA-phosphatase (identified by MetaGeneAnnotator; putative;~sequence version:1), with amino-acid sequence MAPFDRTRTGGSVPSVAAQGTWWYAAIAGEAADSFSARVRIRMRRACLAAVLLLTLAYAGLVLTATGRRWGDAVLAGRLADPAVARVLREHPSAQGFGTLTLVLAVLLLAAVGVLRKRYAHTAAALGTLAAALVVALLLRYYAPGPRFVDASGTPVPSGFPSVPAVLAASTALGLVLVVPHRLRTTAVGLGALWAAALGAYSIATGHHRPGDVIAADLLVLAGFTAAVGFLARGGKVRPAPRRGLPPQRFLVVVPLAVVAVAGLAAGAYLLGGTLPGPGPVAAALPRTAHRCGQALAAGTGAAVALALLGMLRHVALDPEPVPYRRAAADPADPFADDADPDGPGRGYLDDGLPPDPFPEERDHEIS; translated from the coding sequence ATGGCACCCTTCGACAGGACCCGTACCGGCGGCTCCGTGCCGAGCGTCGCCGCCCAGGGCACATGGTGGTACGCCGCCATAGCCGGCGAGGCCGCCGACTCGTTCAGCGCCCGCGTCCGGATACGCATGCGGCGGGCCTGCCTCGCCGCCGTCCTCCTGCTCACCCTCGCCTACGCCGGACTGGTGCTCACCGCCACGGGCCGGCGCTGGGGCGACGCCGTCCTCGCCGGGCGGCTCGCCGATCCCGCCGTCGCCCGCGTGCTGCGCGAGCACCCCTCGGCCCAGGGCTTCGGCACCCTCACCCTGGTCCTCGCCGTCCTGCTGCTCGCCGCCGTCGGCGTCCTGCGCAAGCGGTACGCGCACACCGCCGCCGCCCTCGGCACCCTCGCCGCCGCGCTCGTCGTGGCCCTGCTGCTGCGGTACTACGCGCCCGGCCCCCGCTTCGTCGACGCCTCGGGCACCCCCGTCCCCAGCGGCTTCCCCAGCGTGCCCGCCGTGCTCGCCGCCAGCACCGCCCTCGGTCTCGTCCTCGTCGTCCCGCACCGGCTGCGGACCACCGCCGTCGGCCTCGGCGCCCTGTGGGCCGCCGCCCTCGGCGCGTACAGCATCGCCACCGGCCACCACCGCCCCGGCGACGTCATCGCCGCCGACCTGCTCGTGCTCGCCGGCTTCACGGCGGCCGTCGGCTTCCTCGCCCGCGGCGGCAAAGTGCGCCCCGCGCCGCGGCGCGGGCTGCCCCCGCAGCGGTTCCTCGTCGTCGTCCCCCTCGCCGTCGTCGCGGTCGCGGGCCTCGCCGCCGGCGCGTACCTCCTCGGCGGCACCCTCCCCGGCCCCGGACCCGTGGCCGCCGCGCTGCCCCGGACCGCCCACCGTTGCGGCCAGGCGCTCGCCGCCGGGACCGGAGCCGCCGTCGCCCTCGCCCTGCTGGGCATGCTGCGCCACGTCGCGCTCGACCCGGAGCCCGTCCCGTACCGGCGCGCCGCCGCCGACCCCGCCGACCCCTTCGCCGACGACGCGGACCCCGACGGACCGGGCCGCGGGTACCTCGACGACGGCCTTCCCCCGGACCCCTTTCCCGAGGAGCGGGATCACGAGATATCTTGA
- a CDS encoding hypothetical protein (identified by MetaGeneAnnotator; putative;~sequence version:1), which yields MGAEMVYAAAVAVAVLGIAGGVCGVAALRTGWILPWQRRHVRRPALHGWALLVMGGSLVAQAANLGTFPTGPFLTPPLAASGALLVGILLLVLAQRPSSGRGARSTDPGR from the coding sequence GTGGGGGCGGAGATGGTGTACGCGGCGGCCGTGGCCGTAGCGGTTCTGGGCATCGCGGGCGGCGTCTGCGGGGTCGCGGCCCTGCGCACCGGCTGGATCCTGCCCTGGCAACGCCGTCACGTCCGGCGGCCCGCGCTGCACGGCTGGGCCCTGCTGGTCATGGGCGGGTCGCTGGTCGCCCAGGCGGCGAACCTGGGCACCTTCCCCACCGGCCCGTTCCTCACGCCGCCCCTGGCCGCGTCCGGGGCCCTCCTGGTGGGCATCCTGCTGCTCGTCCTCGCACAGCGCCCCTCCTCCGGCCGGGGAGCGCGGTCCACAGATCCGGGACGCTGA
- a CDS encoding hypothetical protein (identified by MetaGeneAnnotator; putative;~sequence version:2) — translation MGESRSFEQALVTWVAGGPEAERAARTARELAGGVRTAVLVEGDSDRAAIHTLAARHGRDLGAEGVAVVPLGGATNIGHFLNVCGPPGLGLALAGLCDLGEERYFRRHLERVGLGSGLTPEDLEGLGFQVCDADLEDELIRALGADGVIRVIDAQGETRPFRTFQGQPAQRDRPVEHQLRRFLGTHSGRKELYARALVADLDLAAGVPRPLARLLDRV, via the coding sequence GTGGGCGAGTCGAGATCGTTCGAGCAGGCGCTGGTCACCTGGGTGGCGGGCGGACCCGAGGCGGAGCGGGCGGCACGGACCGCCCGCGAACTGGCCGGCGGGGTGCGCACGGCCGTGCTCGTCGAGGGGGACAGCGACCGGGCCGCGATCCACACCCTCGCCGCCCGCCACGGCCGCGACCTCGGCGCGGAGGGCGTCGCCGTCGTGCCGCTCGGCGGCGCCACCAACATCGGGCACTTCCTGAACGTCTGCGGCCCGCCCGGGCTCGGCCTTGCGCTCGCCGGACTCTGCGACCTCGGCGAGGAGCGGTACTTCCGGCGCCATCTGGAGCGGGTCGGGCTCGGGTCCGGGCTCACGCCGGAAGATCTGGAAGGCCTCGGCTTCCAGGTGTGCGACGCCGACCTGGAGGACGAGCTGATCCGCGCGCTCGGCGCCGACGGCGTGATCCGGGTGATCGACGCCCAGGGCGAGACCCGCCCGTTCCGCACCTTCCAAGGCCAGCCCGCCCAGCGGGACCGGCCCGTGGAGCATCAGCTGCGACGCTTCCTCGGCACCCACAGCGGGCGCAAGGAGCTGTACGCGCGGGCGCTCGTCGCCGACCTGGACCTGGCCGCCGGCGTGCCGCGCCCGCTGGCACGGCTGCTCGACCGCGTCTGA
- a CDS encoding antibiotic biosynthesis monooxygenase (Antibiotic biosynthesis monooxygenase [Streptomyces venezuelae ATCC10712];~Uncharacterized conserved protein [Function unknown];~identified by MetaGeneAnnotator; putative) yields the protein MIFIAVRFTARPDVADAWLEHVADFTNATRSEPGNLFFDWSRGVDDPNQWVLLEGFADDEAGAKHVASDHFKAGLATMGELIASTPEIIHVNSPELQGWGPMGELAR from the coding sequence ATGATCTTCATCGCCGTACGATTCACCGCCCGCCCCGACGTCGCCGACGCCTGGCTGGAGCACGTCGCCGACTTCACCAACGCCACCCGCTCCGAGCCCGGCAACCTGTTCTTCGACTGGTCGCGCGGCGTCGACGACCCGAACCAGTGGGTCCTCCTGGAGGGCTTCGCCGACGACGAGGCCGGCGCGAAGCACGTCGCGTCCGACCACTTCAAGGCCGGTCTCGCGACCATGGGCGAGCTGATCGCCTCCACCCCCGAGATCATCCACGTGAACTCGCCCGAGCTGCAGGGCTGGGGCCCCATGGGCGAGCTCGCCCGCTGA
- a CDS encoding transcriptional regulator, iclR family (Bacterial transcriptional regulator; pfam01614;~Transcriptional regulator [Transcription]; COG1414;~Transcriptional regulator, IclR family [Streptomyces venezuelae ATCC10712];~identified by MetaGeneAnnotator; putative), producing the protein MSTSPIGPQSVDRALALLDAVADAERPVGAKALARTLGCALSTVYHLAGPLIARGHLVRTPEGYAPGPRVPALHRAYQRHHGLGGPVTTLLGHLRRTAGAEAYFTAYRDGRITVLDTTAPVTDTAHPFTPGPEPRAHATAHGKVLLAGLPRAARRRYLDEHGMARFTDRTITSPERFEAELARVRESGVAVSVGEADPAYTCLATVLPERADGIAHALSVSLPTADFRRRHGEVRAALARAVPLFVPFLDVAGGIPTLPES; encoded by the coding sequence GTGTCCACGTCTCCGATCGGTCCCCAGTCCGTCGACCGCGCTCTCGCCCTCCTCGACGCCGTCGCCGACGCCGAGCGACCGGTCGGCGCCAAGGCCCTGGCCCGTACCCTCGGCTGTGCGCTGTCGACCGTCTACCACCTGGCCGGACCCCTGATCGCCCGCGGCCACCTCGTCCGTACTCCCGAGGGCTACGCACCCGGACCGCGTGTTCCCGCCCTGCACCGCGCCTACCAGCGCCACCACGGGCTCGGCGGCCCCGTCACCACCCTGCTCGGGCATCTGCGCCGGACCGCCGGCGCCGAGGCGTACTTCACCGCCTACCGTGACGGCCGGATCACCGTCCTCGACACCACCGCGCCCGTCACCGACACCGCCCACCCCTTCACCCCGGGCCCCGAGCCGCGCGCCCACGCCACCGCGCACGGCAAGGTCCTGCTCGCCGGGCTGCCCCGGGCCGCGCGCCGCCGCTACCTCGACGAGCACGGCATGGCCCGCTTCACCGACCGGACGATCACCAGCCCCGAACGCTTCGAGGCGGAGCTGGCCCGGGTCCGCGAGAGCGGCGTCGCCGTCTCGGTGGGGGAGGCGGACCCCGCGTACACCTGTCTGGCCACCGTGCTCCCTGAGCGGGCCGACGGCATCGCGCACGCGCTGTCCGTCTCGCTGCCCACCGCCGATTTCCGGCGGCGGCACGGCGAGGTACGGGCCGCGCTGGCCCGCGCCGTCCCGCTCTTCGTGCCGTTCCTCGACGTGGCGGGCGGGATTCCGACCCTGCCGGAATCCTGA
- a CDS encoding vancomycin B-type resistance protein vanW (Putative peptidoglycan binding domain; pfam12229;~VanW like protein; pfam04294;~Vancomycin B-type resistance protein VanW [Streptomyces venezuelae ATCC10712];~identified by MetaGeneAnnotator; putative): protein MHRSTNAVHAARGRHGRRERRSPIRMAVIATGVVATAAGGLYVAGLVATGDDISAGTRVSGVDIGGMSRAEATARLTSAGPAAWKDPIKVAIGDTTTTVDPESVGLTIDAAATAERAADPSRGPVTVIGRLFSSGSRTIEPVVSFDVPKAHAAVAAVAKKTDRTVREGAVAFDRGKTVVTQPRDGRKLDADKAVDALRAAYPATGTGVSPVLLPVSVVHPKVQAAEIARFVKDFAEPALSGPVTLTSGDQRLSISAATLADHLEVTADGGRLASSLDAAALMKDPAVARQLNTFTGSPVEGRLGVRNGKVVVEQEGRSGRQVSAKALGEAVEPLLTKTGTDARTGPVATTTTRPRLSTGNLAQLGITEQMSTFTVNFPTAPYRTTNIGRAAELINGSLVQPGEEWSFNRTVGERTKANGFVDGTMILDGRYQLAAGGGVSSVATTVYNALFFAGLQPVEHGAHSFYIERYPAGREATVAWGTLDLRFRNDSGKPLYIKASATDSSVTVTFLGTKKYDSVEAVAGPRTNVTPPGVRTSSGATCQPQDPLEGFDITVDRVFKNGGVEVKREKFATHYTPRDKVTCG, encoded by the coding sequence GTGCACCGCTCCACGAACGCCGTCCACGCCGCCAGAGGCCGGCACGGGCGCCGCGAGCGCCGCAGCCCCATACGCATGGCGGTGATCGCGACCGGTGTGGTCGCGACCGCCGCCGGCGGACTGTACGTGGCGGGTCTCGTCGCCACCGGGGACGACATCTCCGCGGGCACCCGGGTAAGCGGGGTCGACATCGGCGGCATGAGCCGCGCCGAGGCCACCGCCCGGCTGACCTCGGCCGGGCCCGCCGCCTGGAAGGACCCGATCAAGGTCGCGATCGGCGACACCACGACCACCGTGGACCCGGAGTCGGTGGGGCTCACGATCGACGCGGCGGCCACGGCGGAGCGCGCGGCCGACCCGTCCCGCGGCCCGGTGACGGTGATCGGGCGGCTGTTCTCGTCGGGCAGCCGCACCATCGAGCCCGTCGTCTCCTTCGACGTACCGAAGGCGCACGCGGCGGTCGCGGCGGTGGCGAAGAAGACCGACCGTACGGTCCGCGAGGGCGCCGTCGCCTTCGACCGGGGCAAGACCGTGGTGACACAGCCGCGGGACGGACGGAAGCTGGACGCGGACAAGGCGGTCGACGCGTTGCGTGCCGCCTATCCGGCGACCGGTACGGGCGTCTCGCCGGTACTGCTGCCGGTGTCCGTCGTCCACCCCAAGGTCCAGGCCGCCGAGATCGCCCGGTTCGTGAAGGACTTCGCCGAGCCCGCCCTGTCGGGCCCGGTCACGCTGACCTCGGGCGACCAGCGGCTGTCGATCTCGGCGGCCACGCTCGCCGACCATCTGGAGGTGACGGCGGACGGGGGCCGGCTCGCATCGTCGCTGGACGCCGCCGCCCTGATGAAGGACCCGGCGGTGGCCCGCCAGCTGAACACGTTCACCGGCAGCCCCGTCGAGGGCCGGCTCGGGGTACGCAACGGCAAGGTCGTCGTGGAGCAGGAGGGCCGGTCCGGCCGCCAGGTGTCGGCCAAGGCCCTCGGCGAGGCGGTGGAGCCGCTCCTGACGAAGACGGGCACCGACGCTCGTACCGGCCCGGTCGCCACGACCACCACCCGGCCGCGGCTTTCGACGGGGAACCTGGCACAGCTCGGGATCACCGAGCAGATGTCGACGTTCACGGTGAACTTCCCGACCGCCCCGTACCGGACGACCAACATCGGCCGCGCCGCCGAACTGATCAACGGCTCGCTCGTCCAGCCCGGCGAGGAGTGGAGCTTCAACCGGACGGTCGGCGAGCGCACCAAGGCCAACGGCTTCGTCGACGGCACGATGATCCTCGACGGCCGCTACCAGCTGGCGGCGGGCGGCGGCGTCTCCTCCGTGGCGACGACCGTCTACAACGCGCTCTTCTTCGCCGGCCTCCAGCCGGTCGAGCACGGCGCCCACTCCTTCTACATCGAGCGCTACCCGGCGGGCCGGGAGGCGACGGTGGCGTGGGGCACGCTGGACCTCCGGTTCCGCAACGACTCGGGCAAGCCCCTCTACATCAAGGCGAGTGCGACCGACTCGTCGGTGACGGTCACCTTCCTCGGCACGAAGAAGTACGACTCGGTGGAGGCGGTCGCGGGCCCGCGCACCAACGTCACGCCGCCGGGAGTACGGACGAGCAGCGGCGCCACCTGCCAGCCGCAGGATCCGCTGGAGGGCTTCGACATCACGGTGGACCGGGTGTTCAAGAACGGCGGTGTCGAGGTGAAGCGCGAGAAGTTCGCCACGCACTACACGCCGCGGGACAAGGTGACGTGCGGATGA
- a CDS encoding integral membrane transporter (The Major Facilitator Superfamily (MFS) isa large and diverse group of secondary transporters that includes uniporters, symporters, and antiporters. MFS proteins facilitate the transport across cytoplasmic or internal membranes of a variety of...; cd06174;~identified by MetaGeneAnnotator; putative;~integral membrane transporter [Streptomyces pristinaespiralis ATCC25486];~metabolite-proton symporter; TIGR00883;~putative substrate translocation pore), with protein sequence MAAATHAPTPPGSLKRIVAASLIGTTIEWYDFFLYGSAAALVFNKLFFPESDPLVGTLLSFLTYAVGFAARPLGALVFGHYGDRLGRKKLLVLSLLMMGGATFAIGLLPTHATVGSVAPVLLTVLRLVQGFALGGEWGGAVLLVSEHGDAKRRGFWASWPQTGAPAGQLLATGVLSALTALLSDEAFGAWGWRVPFLLSGVLVMVGLWIRLSVDESPVFKAALVAAEERKASSTQAEKMPLVAVLRHHWRDVLVAMGARMAENISYYVITAFILVYATAHTGLSKQTALNAVLIGSAVHFAVIPAWGALSDRIGRRPVYLIGAVGVGLWMFPFFALIDHGAFGSLLLAITVGLVLHGAMYAPQAAFFSEMFATRMRYSGASIGAQFSSLAAGAPAPLIATALLESYDDSTPIALYVIAAALLTVVAIVCARETRHRDLADVSEEAPAARAHAEV encoded by the coding sequence ATGGCCGCCGCAACACACGCCCCCACGCCTCCCGGCTCCCTCAAGCGCATTGTCGCCGCCAGCCTGATCGGCACCACGATCGAGTGGTACGACTTCTTCTTGTACGGGTCGGCCGCGGCGCTGGTGTTCAACAAACTGTTCTTCCCCGAGTCCGATCCGCTCGTCGGCACGCTCCTGTCCTTCCTGACGTACGCGGTGGGGTTCGCCGCGAGGCCGCTCGGGGCGCTCGTCTTCGGGCACTACGGTGACCGGCTCGGGCGCAAGAAGCTGCTGGTGCTGAGTCTGCTGATGATGGGCGGGGCGACGTTCGCGATCGGGCTGCTGCCGACGCACGCGACCGTGGGGTCCGTCGCCCCGGTGCTGCTGACGGTGCTGCGGCTCGTCCAGGGGTTCGCGCTCGGCGGCGAGTGGGGCGGCGCGGTGCTGCTCGTCTCCGAGCACGGGGACGCGAAACGCCGCGGGTTCTGGGCCTCGTGGCCGCAGACCGGCGCGCCGGCCGGGCAGTTGCTCGCCACCGGTGTGCTGTCCGCGCTGACCGCGCTGCTGTCCGACGAGGCGTTCGGGGCGTGGGGCTGGCGGGTGCCATTCCTGCTCTCCGGCGTCCTGGTGATGGTGGGTCTGTGGATCCGGCTGTCCGTCGACGAGTCGCCCGTCTTCAAGGCCGCGCTCGTCGCCGCCGAGGAGCGCAAGGCGTCGTCCACGCAGGCCGAGAAGATGCCGCTGGTCGCCGTGCTCCGGCACCACTGGCGTGACGTGCTCGTCGCCATGGGCGCCCGGATGGCCGAGAACATCTCGTACTACGTCATCACCGCGTTCATCCTCGTCTACGCGACCGCCCACACCGGCCTGTCCAAGCAGACCGCCCTCAACGCCGTCCTCATCGGCTCCGCCGTCCACTTCGCCGTCATCCCGGCCTGGGGCGCGCTGTCCGACCGGATCGGACGGCGGCCCGTCTACCTGATCGGCGCGGTCGGCGTCGGCCTGTGGATGTTCCCGTTCTTCGCGCTCATCGACCACGGCGCCTTCGGCAGCCTGCTGCTCGCCATCACCGTCGGCCTGGTCCTGCACGGTGCCATGTACGCCCCGCAGGCCGCCTTCTTCTCCGAGATGTTCGCGACCCGGATGCGCTACTCCGGCGCCTCCATCGGCGCCCAGTTCTCCTCCCTCGCCGCCGGCGCCCCCGCCCCGCTGATCGCCACCGCGCTCCTCGAGAGCTACGACGACTCGACCCCGATCGCGCTGTACGTCATCGCCGCCGCGCTCCTCACGGTCGTCGCCATCGTCTGCGCCCGCGAGACCCGCCACCGCGACCTGGCCGACGTCTCCGAGGAGGCCCCGGCCGCCCGGGCCCACGCCGAGGTCTGA
- a CDS encoding integrase (identified by MetaGeneAnnotator; putative;~sequence version:1) has product MSDLAEWLGHRDPRITLETYAHTMPDAPERLRNLVDSVFTGQTELALPLEFDALVETA; this is encoded by the coding sequence GTGTCGGACCTGGCCGAGTGGCTGGGGCATCGCGACCCGCGCATCACGCTCGAGACGTACGCGCACACCATGCCGGATGCGCCCGAGCGGCTCAGGAACCTCGTGGACTCCGTCTTCACCGGGCAGACCGAGCTGGCCTTGCCATTGGAGTTCGACGCGCTCGTCGAAACGGCTTGA
- a CDS encoding hypothetical protein (identified by MetaGeneAnnotator; putative;~sequence version:1): MDVTEPRAERPHTGRRRNEAARQAILDAALRLLAEADGRPVTIDAIARAAGVGKQTVYRWWPSKGAVLLDALISQAGHDVPVPDAGSLRDDLRTFIAATFDGAQRAPSAPALRTLVREAAHDVHLAELMRSFTATRRATLRDLLARGRGDGELPDDADLDLIVDQIYGVFWYRFLLGHAPLDHAAADRLADSLLGDRQAGVPQPIHPRGNE, translated from the coding sequence ATGGACGTGACTGAACCGCGCGCGGAACGGCCGCACACCGGACGGCGCCGCAACGAGGCGGCACGCCAGGCGATTCTGGACGCTGCTCTGCGGCTACTGGCAGAGGCCGACGGAAGGCCGGTCACCATCGATGCCATCGCCCGCGCGGCGGGCGTCGGGAAACAGACCGTCTACCGGTGGTGGCCCTCGAAGGGCGCGGTTCTCCTCGACGCGCTCATCAGCCAGGCCGGACACGACGTGCCTGTCCCCGATGCCGGCTCGCTACGCGACGATCTCCGTACCTTCATCGCGGCCACGTTCGACGGCGCCCAGCGTGCTCCCAGTGCTCCCGCCCTGCGCACCCTGGTGCGCGAAGCCGCTCACGACGTTCACCTCGCCGAGCTGATGCGCTCGTTCACCGCGACGCGCCGCGCCACCCTCCGGGACCTGCTGGCCCGTGGGCGCGGCGACGGCGAACTCCCCGACGACGCCGACCTCGACCTGATCGTCGACCAGATTTATGGCGTCTTCTGGTACCGCTTCCTTCTCGGCCATGCCCCCCTCGATCACGCTGCCGCCGACCGCCTCGCCGACTCCCTGCTCGGGGACCGGCAGGCAGGTGTCCCGCAGCCGATTCACCCTCGCGGAAATGAGTGA